In Pseudobacter ginsenosidimutans, the following are encoded in one genomic region:
- a CDS encoding outer membrane beta-barrel protein, with amino-acid sequence MRSYLLTLVAFFSCIASFAQMPGMGGPGGGARRGGGQIPSIGHFYGKIVDGKTNKGIDAASIQLIGSKFDSTTRKRKDTIFGGMLTRSNGDFSLDNLPIFGQFRLVITAIGYKTTEQKVQFDLKLGQGQDMSQAMAAVDKDLGNIKLEQDAQTLDAVTVSASKPLIQMGIDRKIINVEKNITAAGGSAIDVMRNVPSINVDIDGNVSLRNAAPQIFVDGRPTTLSLDQIPADAIQSVELITNPSAKYDASGGQSGIINIVLKKNRKAGYSGSVRAGIDSRGRINGGGDINMRQGKFNLFANGNYNQRKSKSWGEMDRMSVERGNSISTLQDSKGEFDGSFAFGRIGLDYFIDNRNTITLSQSIVDGNFNGENNQNINTDTLGIANAFRSQRRINGNDNNFRNYGTQLAFKHIFAKPGKEWSADLNYNQSKNSNGTDIRYRYFTDPKQQSPIGPEFLQKTDGGGKNNFLIAQTDFVNPINDKMKWEAGLRAQVRNFESRQLNYLNGDYKPELSNEFEYTDYVYAGYATFSQKVKDNFSYQVGLRAESSSYEGKQIGKDKYSNDFPISLFPSVFLTRSFENRQDLQLNYSRRINRPNFFQLMPNTDYTDPLNYQTGNPGLKPEFTHSLELSYQKTYGEKNHTFLATLFGKYTTDLISRYQSWQQLAGSGDSAFVSTYVNASNAYASGLELIFRNNWTKWWEMNFNTNIYYSKIEGDNVVKNLENERTSWNVKTNHTFKFGKGWSFQVSGDYQSRSALPVSTSNSGQGSGGRGGPGGGGGMFGGTPSTTQGYIDDNYGMDLGLKKDFQIKKNTASISINWGDVLRTRRYFVHSEADGFVQDDWRRRDPQVVRVNFSYRFGKFDVALFKRKNTKGDMEGMQNGMQGMQQ; translated from the coding sequence ATGAGATCATATCTACTGACGTTAGTCGCTTTTTTCTCTTGTATAGCCAGCTTTGCACAGATGCCCGGAATGGGCGGTCCCGGTGGCGGCGCCCGCAGGGGCGGTGGCCAGATCCCCAGCATTGGTCATTTTTATGGTAAGATCGTTGACGGCAAAACCAATAAGGGCATCGACGCCGCTTCCATTCAACTCATCGGTTCCAAATTCGATTCCACTACCCGCAAAAGGAAAGATACCATATTCGGTGGCATGCTCACACGCTCAAATGGCGATTTCAGTCTTGATAATCTCCCCATATTCGGACAGTTCCGCCTGGTGATCACCGCCATCGGCTACAAGACCACCGAGCAGAAAGTTCAATTCGATCTGAAACTCGGACAGGGTCAGGATATGAGCCAGGCAATGGCGGCAGTAGACAAAGACCTCGGCAATATCAAACTGGAACAGGATGCACAAACCCTGGATGCCGTTACAGTTTCGGCTTCCAAGCCCCTCATTCAAATGGGGATCGATAGAAAGATCATCAACGTAGAAAAAAATATTACAGCTGCCGGCGGCTCCGCCATCGATGTAATGCGCAATGTGCCCAGCATCAATGTTGACATCGATGGTAACGTGAGTCTCCGCAACGCAGCACCACAGATCTTTGTAGACGGAAGGCCCACTACCCTTTCGCTCGACCAGATCCCCGCCGACGCTATCCAGAGTGTTGAACTGATCACCAACCCTTCCGCCAAATACGACGCCAGCGGCGGACAGAGCGGTATCATCAATATCGTATTGAAGAAGAACCGCAAAGCCGGCTACAGTGGAAGTGTCCGTGCAGGCATCGACTCACGTGGACGTATCAACGGCGGCGGCGATATCAATATGCGTCAGGGAAAGTTCAATCTCTTCGCCAATGGAAACTACAACCAGCGCAAGTCAAAAAGCTGGGGCGAGATGGACAGGATGAGTGTAGAAAGAGGTAATTCCATTTCCACATTACAGGACAGTAAAGGAGAATTCGATGGTAGCTTCGCTTTCGGAAGGATCGGACTGGATTATTTCATAGACAACCGAAACACCATTACTCTTTCGCAGTCCATCGTGGACGGGAATTTCAACGGAGAGAACAATCAGAACATCAATACCGATACACTCGGCATTGCCAATGCCTTCCGTTCCCAGCGCCGAATCAATGGTAACGATAACAATTTCCGCAACTACGGCACCCAGCTCGCTTTCAAGCATATCTTCGCCAAGCCAGGTAAAGAATGGTCTGCCGATCTCAATTACAACCAGAGCAAGAATAGTAACGGTACCGATATCCGTTACCGGTATTTCACCGATCCCAAACAACAGAGCCCTATAGGCCCTGAATTCTTACAGAAAACAGATGGCGGTGGCAAAAACAATTTCCTGATCGCACAAACTGATTTCGTGAATCCCATCAACGATAAAATGAAATGGGAAGCAGGCCTCCGCGCACAGGTTAGGAATTTCGAAAGCCGCCAGCTCAACTATCTCAATGGCGATTATAAACCCGAGCTCAGCAATGAATTCGAGTATACTGACTATGTATATGCGGGATATGCCACTTTCTCCCAAAAGGTGAAAGATAATTTCAGCTACCAGGTAGGGTTACGCGCAGAAAGTTCCAGCTATGAAGGAAAGCAGATCGGCAAGGACAAATATTCAAACGATTTCCCCATCAGTCTCTTCCCTTCAGTGTTCCTGACGCGCAGTTTCGAGAACAGGCAGGACCTTCAACTGAATTACAGCCGCAGGATCAATCGTCCCAACTTCTTCCAGTTGATGCCAAACACTGATTACACTGATCCGCTCAATTACCAGACCGGTAATCCCGGACTGAAACCTGAGTTCACCCATTCACTGGAACTGAGCTATCAGAAAACTTACGGAGAGAAGAACCATACTTTCCTGGCAACTCTCTTCGGCAAATACACTACCGATCTGATCTCCCGCTACCAGAGCTGGCAACAGCTTGCAGGCAGCGGTGATTCAGCTTTCGTTTCAACTTATGTGAATGCCAGCAATGCCTACGCCAGCGGTCTGGAGCTGATCTTCAGGAACAACTGGACCAAATGGTGGGAGATGAATTTCAACACCAATATCTATTACTCGAAGATCGAGGGAGACAATGTGGTTAAGAATCTCGAGAATGAGCGTACTTCCTGGAACGTGAAGACCAACCACACTTTCAAATTTGGTAAAGGATGGAGCTTCCAGGTCAGTGGCGATTACCAGAGCCGCAGTGCATTGCCCGTAAGCACCAGTAACAGTGGTCAGGGCAGCGGTGGCCGCGGCGGACCCGGTGGTGGCGGAGGCATGTTTGGCGGCACTCCATCTACAACGCAGGGATATATCGATGACAACTACGGAATGGACCTGGGCCTTAAAAAAGATTTCCAGATCAAAAAGAATACAGCATCCATCTCCATCAACTGGGGCGATGTGCTCCGCACGCGCAGGTACTTCGTTCATTCCGAAGCAGACGGCTTTGTGCAGGACGACTGGAGACGCCGGGACCCGCAGGTAGTGCGCGTGAACTTCAGTTACCGTTTTGGCAAATTCGATGTTGCATTGTTCAAGAGAAAGAATACAAAGGGCGACATGGAAGGCATGCAGAATGGCATGCAGGGAATGCAGCAATAG
- a CDS encoding DUF445 domain-containing protein, translating to MNWWLLLIPVVGAFIGWMANRMVVNTLIKRILPSKQSSVAQQVGKLAASEMVSFDEIEKKIAGPEAMDKIMPLVEGHIDNFLRNKLGQAFPMISMFIGDKTINQLKEIFMKEMQEIFPQLMKSYVQNLRSDIDIEKMVSQKIASFPPEKLEAGIRQNLGKELRSFELVGAGSGFLIGIVQVLLTLVIA from the coding sequence ATGAACTGGTGGCTTTTGCTGATTCCCGTAGTAGGCGCTTTTATTGGCTGGATGGCAAACCGGATGGTGGTGAACACCCTGATCAAACGCATCCTCCCTTCTAAACAATCCTCCGTTGCCCAACAGGTGGGGAAACTCGCCGCCAGTGAAATGGTGTCTTTTGATGAGATCGAAAAGAAGATCGCCGGTCCGGAAGCCATGGACAAGATCATGCCCCTGGTGGAAGGTCATATCGATAACTTCCTGCGGAATAAGCTGGGACAGGCTTTTCCGATGATCAGCATGTTCATTGGTGATAAAACCATCAACCAGTTGAAAGAGATCTTCATGAAAGAAATGCAGGAGATCTTCCCGCAACTGATGAAGAGCTACGTTCAAAATCTTCGTTCCGATATCGATATTGAAAAGATGGTCAGTCAAAAGATTGCATCCTTTCCTCCGGAGAAACTGGAGGCCGGCATCCGTCAAAACCTCGGAAAAGAATTACGCAGTTTCGAACTGGTAGGCGCAGGTTCAGGATTCCTGATTGGGATCGTCCAGGTTCTGCTGACCCTGGTCATTGCCTGA
- a CDS encoding DUF5018 domain-containing protein, producing the protein MLLNRTTVALLLTTATLSFSCKKEKEYTPYPYHAITAFNVTAEEGPVSAAVTEDSVVLYWPSWDNVPASIKPEITISENASISPASGESVELKDGIAWTVKAQDGTTKKYYLKLVINQPDIWINETTFGQPQGVEKPLEILSHSMRYIIPDPAKTKVWLIDPAGKEYAMPVSFSETYNGYPGRPVMVIGWPADGVPIGAYKLKIQSGARTKTTEKAQYGILNTVYPKADAYNGPVTVKRGDEITFTGKDFVDMKDASVITYNENWAEVEIGKLTYVSHTATAAVYRVPSNFPVGTYNLGDWQPGVGITIGLRTSDFFSGWNYTKSNPIYVYPQGSGTFTVTE; encoded by the coding sequence ATGTTACTGAACAGAACTACAGTTGCGTTATTGTTGACAACAGCAACACTAAGTTTCTCCTGCAAAAAGGAAAAAGAATATACACCTTACCCATATCATGCCATTACTGCTTTCAATGTAACAGCAGAAGAAGGACCCGTAAGCGCAGCTGTTACTGAAGACAGTGTGGTCCTCTACTGGCCATCCTGGGATAATGTTCCCGCCAGTATCAAACCAGAGATCACCATTTCTGAAAATGCCAGTATCTCCCCGGCCAGTGGAGAATCAGTGGAGTTGAAAGATGGAATTGCCTGGACAGTAAAAGCACAGGATGGCACTACTAAAAAATACTACCTGAAACTGGTGATCAACCAACCCGATATCTGGATCAATGAAACTACTTTCGGACAACCACAGGGTGTTGAAAAACCATTGGAAATATTGTCGCACAGTATGCGCTATATCATTCCCGATCCGGCCAAAACAAAAGTTTGGCTGATAGATCCTGCCGGAAAGGAATATGCGATGCCTGTTTCATTCTCCGAAACATATAATGGCTATCCCGGCAGGCCAGTAATGGTAATAGGCTGGCCGGCAGATGGAGTTCCCATCGGCGCTTACAAACTCAAAATTCAGAGTGGCGCCCGCACCAAAACCACTGAGAAAGCGCAGTATGGCATCCTGAACACTGTTTATCCAAAGGCTGATGCCTATAATGGACCCGTTACTGTAAAACGTGGTGATGAGATCACTTTTACCGGAAAGGATTTTGTTGATATGAAAGATGCCAGCGTAATAACATACAATGAGAACTGGGCCGAAGTGGAAATAGGTAAGCTTACCTATGTGAGCCATACCGCAACAGCTGCTGTTTACCGTGTGCCCTCCAATTTTCCTGTTGGTACCTACAACCTGGGCGACTGGCAACCCGGTGTTGGAATTACCATTGGTTTACGCACATCTGATTTCTTCTCCGGCTGGAACTATACAAAGTCAAATCCTATTTACGTATATCCGCAGGGATCAGGAACTTTTACAGTTACAGAATAA
- a CDS encoding HmuY family protein, translated as MQKSIFKMFCCCLAAASMAACSKSNDAAPDTDKPTTVSTGVYSIVNLAADTLATSASDARPLYFSLEQNKIVPESERYTTNWDICFSSIYNSSVHANNGKAKGTPGYGGPGNGGIYLVVDEAFDKSYGYDTEAHKPTVLPIPQSLFDDAFAAVKTVPVADDQFNTKDAVSLDHFQGSLDGWGYYDFYGSLFPGNPKKSHIVYTLPRTMIIRTAKGKYAKVTIKSIYKDSPENPTRDNRPGFVTLKFAIQMDGSKNLDITNNPS; from the coding sequence ATGCAGAAATCGATCTTCAAAATGTTCTGTTGCTGCCTCGCAGCAGCCAGCATGGCGGCATGTTCCAAGAGCAATGATGCCGCCCCTGATACAGACAAACCAACAACCGTCAGTACCGGCGTGTATTCAATTGTGAACCTCGCTGCAGACACATTAGCCACTTCGGCCAGTGATGCCAGACCACTCTATTTCAGCCTGGAACAGAACAAAATTGTTCCGGAATCGGAAAGATACACCACCAACTGGGATATCTGTTTCTCCAGTATCTATAACAGTAGTGTACATGCGAATAACGGAAAAGCGAAAGGCACCCCGGGATATGGCGGTCCGGGTAACGGAGGCATTTACCTGGTGGTGGATGAAGCCTTTGATAAATCCTATGGATATGATACGGAAGCGCATAAGCCAACTGTATTGCCCATCCCGCAAAGCCTCTTCGATGATGCCTTTGCCGCAGTAAAAACTGTTCCTGTAGCAGATGACCAGTTCAACACAAAGGATGCCGTTTCCCTCGATCATTTCCAGGGCAGCCTCGATGGCTGGGGCTATTATGATTTCTATGGATCCCTTTTTCCCGGAAACCCGAAGAAATCGCATATCGTATATACATTACCGAGAACCATGATCATCCGCACCGCCAAAGGCAAGTATGCGAAAGTGACCATCAAAAGCATCTACAAAGACAGCCCTGAAAATCCCACCCGTGATAACAGGCCCGGCTTCGTAACGCTCAAGTTCGCTATCCAGATGGATGGCAGCAAAAACCTCGATATAACAAATAACCCCTCTTAA
- a CDS encoding HmuY family protein, with the protein MIQHMKYNICTLVYLLAGLLLMTTSCKKSNDPYNPEHTKSTLIKDLAGDTLASMGEGVEGKEQRPFYPFLFRFSDQKQVFLKTAKDSSGFLKTGDWDLCFGDIYNSLVSCNSGTLKGSPGLGGPGKGAAIVIIDKPYEQVHEAPADDIFIHEGRPGVGWDPGNGNGWFFYSLSNHLVVPVKNRTFVLKTADGKFAKLELINVYKGNPPLVVDLFWPAPYFTFRYYVQQDGSRNISTL; encoded by the coding sequence ATGATACAACACATGAAATACAATATATGCACACTCGTTTACCTGCTCGCCGGGTTACTGCTAATGACGACGTCCTGTAAAAAAAGCAACGACCCCTATAATCCGGAACACACTAAAAGTACTTTGATCAAAGACCTGGCCGGAGATACCCTGGCCTCCATGGGCGAAGGCGTGGAAGGAAAAGAACAACGCCCTTTCTATCCTTTCCTGTTCCGCTTCTCAGATCAAAAACAGGTATTCCTGAAAACAGCAAAAGACAGCTCCGGCTTCCTGAAAACAGGCGACTGGGACTTATGCTTTGGCGATATCTACAATTCGCTCGTGAGCTGCAACAGCGGCACTTTGAAAGGCAGTCCGGGTCTTGGCGGACCAGGTAAGGGTGCAGCCATCGTGATCATCGATAAGCCCTATGAGCAGGTACATGAAGCACCAGCCGATGATATTTTCATTCATGAAGGAAGGCCAGGTGTTGGCTGGGATCCCGGCAACGGTAATGGCTGGTTCTTCTATTCACTCAGCAATCACCTGGTGGTGCCTGTAAAGAACCGCACGTTCGTATTGAAAACTGCCGATGGAAAATTCGCGAAACTGGAACTGATCAATGTTTATAAAGGCAATCCCCCGCTGGTGGTGGATCTCTTCTGGCCTGCCCCCTACTTCACTTTCCGTTACTATGTGCAACAGGATGGCAGCAGGAATATCAGCACTCTCTAA
- a CDS encoding TonB-dependent receptor plug domain-containing protein, translated as MIITESRTRNLDNVINIHKVPAPVTIIDKKTIAIMGSRRLDEVLREQTGMAIVSDLGSGNRSIGLQMQGFSSEYITILINGQPIAGRNSGNLDLSRISVSDIERIEVIKGASSSLFGSEALGGVVNIITRQQVTQTQALVSLQHGTYKTTDATIEAETPFAKKKGGAWLTANYYRTDGFNVNTKYLREGKTSPPYDNLSFMARTNYDFDKAGSLHFTARYANRHSIMDRSYGAMPTRDVLDEDDLNAMLAHNLKLGVNTRIISRYYFTTYKSSQEVTLRENGITLQNNDFKENIHRVEMQASHDFKPQKLSLIGGAGGAWMQNIAEAKGAGGNMTNYFAYTQASWQPVNALNIIAGFRLDGNSVYGQKVSPAAGISYALNSWLTAKMSVGRGFKSPTYKQLYQVFTNVTQGYTIVGANVFEQSIADLKAAGQVQAVWEIAGAITDLKPETSTSWNGGVIIKPVEKLKINFNGFYNTIYNQIVNQQVGLKKNGSQLFSWFNIAKAYTYGAEAGIHWNPMKGLVISGGYQLLYAKDQTVIDSIKNGGSKYRTVRAPNAVRPAGVSDYFGLPDRSRHMANLQIFYEYKPLGLALSVRMNYRSKAGFQDMDNNGYIDRYDAFVDGFALLNASVQKKILKERLTLQLTAENINDYTDYLMPAQPGRMILAGLVWRCFKQAQ; from the coding sequence GTGATTATAACGGAAAGCCGTACACGTAATTTGGATAATGTGATCAATATTCACAAAGTGCCAGCGCCTGTTACCATTATCGATAAGAAGACGATCGCTATCATGGGCAGCCGCAGACTGGATGAGGTGTTGCGCGAACAAACAGGGATGGCCATCGTGAGCGATCTCGGCTCCGGCAACCGGAGCATCGGTTTGCAAATGCAGGGTTTTTCTTCTGAATACATTACCATCCTCATCAACGGACAACCCATTGCTGGCAGGAACAGCGGGAACCTCGATCTCAGCCGAATTTCCGTTTCAGATATCGAAAGAATTGAAGTGATCAAAGGCGCCTCCAGCAGTCTCTTTGGAAGCGAAGCGCTTGGTGGAGTGGTAAACATCATCACCAGGCAACAAGTTACACAAACACAGGCCCTGGTTTCATTACAGCACGGCACATACAAAACAACTGATGCCACTATTGAAGCGGAAACGCCTTTCGCCAAAAAGAAAGGAGGCGCCTGGCTTACCGCGAATTATTACAGGACCGATGGCTTCAATGTGAACACGAAATATCTCAGGGAAGGAAAAACATCCCCACCCTACGATAATCTCTCGTTCATGGCCAGGACCAATTATGATTTCGACAAAGCTGGCTCACTGCATTTCACAGCGAGATATGCCAATCGTCATTCCATTATGGATCGTTCCTATGGTGCTATGCCAACAAGGGATGTGCTGGACGAAGACGATCTCAACGCTATGCTGGCGCATAACCTGAAGCTGGGAGTCAATACAAGGATCATCAGCCGTTACTACTTCACTACCTACAAATCTTCGCAGGAAGTAACGCTCCGGGAAAATGGCATTACACTTCAGAACAATGATTTCAAAGAGAATATTCATCGCGTTGAAATGCAGGCGTCCCATGATTTCAAACCTCAAAAACTTTCCCTGATCGGAGGCGCCGGTGGTGCCTGGATGCAAAATATCGCAGAAGCGAAAGGTGCCGGCGGCAACATGACTAACTATTTCGCCTATACGCAGGCCAGCTGGCAACCGGTAAATGCATTGAACATCATTGCAGGATTCAGGCTCGATGGCAATTCTGTATACGGACAAAAAGTCTCTCCTGCTGCCGGTATCAGTTATGCGCTGAACTCCTGGCTCACGGCAAAAATGTCGGTGGGGCGTGGTTTCAAATCACCCACTTACAAACAGCTTTACCAGGTATTCACCAATGTAACACAGGGGTATACCATTGTTGGTGCGAATGTGTTCGAACAAAGTATTGCAGATCTGAAAGCGGCCGGACAGGTACAGGCTGTGTGGGAGATTGCCGGTGCAATCACGGATCTCAAGCCTGAAACCTCTACTTCCTGGAATGGTGGCGTTATCATCAAACCTGTTGAAAAACTCAAGATCAACTTCAACGGCTTTTACAATACTATCTACAACCAGATCGTGAACCAGCAGGTGGGATTGAAAAAGAATGGCTCACAATTATTCAGCTGGTTCAATATCGCGAAGGCTTACACTTATGGAGCTGAAGCTGGAATACACTGGAATCCTATGAAAGGACTGGTGATCTCCGGAGGTTACCAGTTGCTCTATGCAAAGGACCAGACCGTGATCGATTCCATCAAAAATGGCGGCAGCAAATACAGGACCGTACGCGCTCCCAATGCTGTAAGGCCCGCCGGTGTTTCAGATTACTTCGGCCTGCCTGACAGAAGCCGTCATATGGCAAACCTGCAGATCTTTTATGAATACAAGCCATTGGGACTTGCACTCAGCGTACGCATGAATTACCGCAGCAAAGCAGGATTCCAGGACATGGATAATAATGGCTATATCGACCGGTACGATGCCTTCGTGGATGGATTCGCGTTATTGAATGCCTCCGTTCAGAAAAAAATATTGAAAGAAAGGCTAACACTGCAACTTACGGCAGAGAATATCAATGATTATACAGACTATCTCATGCCTGCACAACCCGGAAGAATGATCCTGGCCGGTTTGGTCTGGAGATGTTTCAAACAAGCACAATGA